The following proteins are encoded in a genomic region of Pyramidobacter piscolens W5455:
- a CDS encoding adenine-specific methyltransferase EcoRI family protein: KEGFSSSEAAKNGFYYEYHKENGKKLVFDDISVSSFCGDGDFRSSESIDLLKKSDIVVTNPPFSLFREYLDQLIKYDKKFLIIANVNSITYKEVFNLIKENKIWLGVHLGRGVSGFIVPEHYELYGTEARIDSNGNRIISPNNCLWLTNLDVFIRHKDLPLTRKYFGNESSYPKYDNYDAINVNKTKDIPLDYNGVMGVPITFLHKFNPEQFELIKFRKGVDEKDLSINGKCPYFRILIKNKRLQK; encoded by the coding sequence ATAAAGAAGGTTTTTCTAGTAGCGAAGCCGCGAAGAACGGATTTTACTATGAATATCATAAAGAAAATGGAAAGAAATTAGTTTTTGATGATATTAGTGTTTCTTCTTTCTGTGGCGATGGCGATTTTCGCAGTTCGGAGAGCATTGATCTGCTAAAAAAATCAGATATTGTTGTTACGAATCCTCCATTCTCGTTATTTAGAGAGTATCTTGATCAACTAATTAAGTATGATAAGAAATTCCTTATAATTGCTAATGTTAATTCAATAACATATAAAGAGGTGTTTAATCTAATTAAGGAAAATAAGATTTGGCTTGGGGTTCATCTCGGGAGAGGTGTTTCTGGATTTATTGTTCCAGAGCATTATGAATTATATGGTACTGAGGCGAGAATTGATTCTAATGGTAATAGAATTATCTCGCCAAACAACTGCTTATGGCTAACTAACCTAGATGTCTTTATTAGGCATAAAGACTTGCCTCTTACAAGAAAATATTTTGGGAATGAAAGTTCATATCCAAAATATGATAATTATGATGCTATAAATGTAAACAAAACAAAGGATATTCCATTAGATTACAATGGGGTTATGGGGGTTCCTATCACATTCTTGCATAAGTTTAACCCTGAGCAATTTGAGTTAATAAAATTTAGAAAGGGTGTTGATGAAAAAGATTTGTCTATAAATGGTAAATGCCCTTATTTCAGAATTTTGATAAAAAACAAACGATTACAAAAGTAA